Proteins from a genomic interval of Brachybacterium vulturis:
- the rpsH gene encoding 30S ribosomal protein S8 yields the protein MTMTDPIADMLTRIRNASGAYHETASMPYSKLKVRIADILKAEGYILGWTEEEAEVGSKLVLELKYSDSRERAISGIRRISKPGLRVYAKSTNLPKVLGGLGVAILSTSSGLLTDRQAAKKGVGGEVLAYIW from the coding sequence ATGACCATGACCGACCCGATCGCGGACATGCTCACGCGGATCCGTAACGCCTCAGGGGCGTACCACGAGACCGCGTCCATGCCGTACTCGAAGTTGAAGGTCCGCATCGCGGACATCCTGAAGGCTGAGGGCTACATCCTCGGCTGGACCGAGGAAGAGGCCGAGGTGGGCAGCAAGCTCGTCCTCGAGCTCAAGTACTCGGACAGCCGTGAGCGCGCCATCTCCGGGATCCGTCGTATCTCGAAGCCGGGCCTGCGTGTGTACGCGAAGTCCACCAATCTGCCCAAGGTCCTCGGCGGCCTGGGCGTGGCGATCCTGTCCACGTCCTCCGGCCTCCTGACCGACCGGCAGGCTGCCAAGAAGGGTGTGGGTGGGGAAGTCCTCGCCTACATCTGGTGA